From Paenibacillus sp. FSL H8-0537:
ACTGGGGCGTTATGTCGTTTGAAATCGTGATCGGTGCTATCCTTGTGAGCATCATGCTGTACTTGCTCAGCAAAAAGCTGGATGCGTAGAGGAAGGCGCAGCGAAGGCCTGCAAGCCAAAGGTTGACAAACCTGCCATTAGCGCGTGACAATATTCGTATACAACTTCGAAGATAGAAGGGACAACGAACTCATGACGCTAATGGAAAAATTCAAGCTGGCTGTCGCAGGCTATGATGCCGCTACCGTTCAGTCTATTGTAATTGAACCGCTGCTTATTGAACGTGGAGCTACTGGGCAGGTTGCACCTTATTTGCAAAAGAAGGGCTATCGCAACGTTTTAATCGTGTCCGACAGCATCACGTACGAAATAACTGGAAAAAAACTGGAAGAGGCAATTGCTGCTAGTGATATTTCCGTTAAGGCAACGCTGATCAAGCCTGACAAACAGGGAGATGTCATTGCGGACGAAGTATCCATTGTGCAGCTGCTGCTTGATATTCAGCATTATGCTGCGGAGGTAGTCATTGCGGCTGGTTCTGGAACGCTTCATGATATTACGCGTTATGCGGCCTATACGGCGGGCATTCCGTTTGTATCAGTCCCGACCGCTCCGTCTGTAGACGGGTTCAATTCCAAGGGAGCTCCAATTATTATTCGTGGTGAAAAGATTACGATCGCCGCGATTGGCCCGGACGCGATTTTTGCCGATCTCGATGTGCTGACGCAGGCTCCTGTCCCGATGGTTGCCGCAGGCTTTGGCGATATGCTCGGCAAATATACGTCCTTGTTCGATTGGTCCTACGGCTCGCTAGCGGGCGACGAAGCTTATTCGGATATCGTGGCGACGATTACGCGTGACGCTTTAATGCAGTGTGTGGAAAATGTAGAGCTGATTGCATCGCGCAGCGAAGAGGGCATTCGCGTGCTGATCAGCGCCTTGATCGAATCGGGCCTTGCTATGCTGCTGTTCGGGCAGTCCCATTCGGCCTCGGGCGCGGAGCATCATTTGTCCCACTACTGGGAAATGGAATATATTCGACTTGGCAATCGTCAACTGCTGCATGGAGCGAAGGTTGGCGTCGCATGTGCAGAAATTTCTGGGCTGTACCACCGCTTGGCTGCTGAGCAGGTGTCAGCGATTAGCGGCACGGAGCATGCGGAGCGCATCAGCCAGCTGATCGCGGAAATTCCGAATGAGGAGACGATACGCGGCTGGCTTAGTCTGGTTGGTGGTCCATCCACAACGGCTGAACTAGGTGTGAGCGATGAGCTGCTTGCCCGAAGCTTGAGTCAGGCGCATCTAGTGCGGCCAAATCGTTATACGCTGCTGAGAGCGTATAACGAAGGGGCGGGAAAGTAATATTTTTGTAGATAGAGAATAGAGTTGGGTCGTGGTGCGAATGTGAAGCTCCCATAAAAACCCTAGGGGATTCGCACCTCGAAATTTGTCGAATGACAACTGAAATGAGTCTATTCTTTAAAAGTCAAGAACTTTATGCGAACGTGTTAGCATTATTTTGATGTGATTTAGATAAATGGATGCCATAATGGCACTTATTTATCTATTTTTCGCTGTCGCACTCTGTGTGAGTGCGTGGATTGAAACGCTTTTATGCCAAACATATTGTTACATATGGAAGCGTCGCACTCTGTGTGAGTGCGTGGATTGAAACAAATCTTTAGACTTGGCCACAGATAACACCCTCTCGTCGCACTCTGTGTGAGTGCGTGGATTGAAACTGCAGAGTCTTTGCATGATCAATGATAAAAGGTAGTCGCACTATACATGTGCGCATGCAAAAATACTAATCTCCCCAATATGTTAAAGGCTTGTAGTATACTCCAGCTGCAAGCCTTTTTTTTGTGGAAAATGATCGATACATAGGGAAAATTGGAAGATAATAAATTTAAAAAAGTATACTGATTCCAATTTATAGTATACTGTACCTAGCGGAGTGATGCTTAAATCCTCCCATTCTTCCTTTTAGGTAAAATTTTTTATTTTTCGTGAAAAATCATTTGTGAGGTGAGATATTTGGACTTCAATAAGCGAATTCAACCACCTAATCCGAAAATGGTGAGGGATATTCTTGCCAAGCCTCCTGAAAAAGAGAGTACCGAGTCTTTCCTTATCAGTATTGTTACCCCTA
This genomic window contains:
- a CDS encoding sn-glycerol-1-phosphate dehydrogenase, with product MTLMEKFKLAVAGYDAATVQSIVIEPLLIERGATGQVAPYLQKKGYRNVLIVSDSITYEITGKKLEEAIAASDISVKATLIKPDKQGDVIADEVSIVQLLLDIQHYAAEVVIAAGSGTLHDITRYAAYTAGIPFVSVPTAPSVDGFNSKGAPIIIRGEKITIAAIGPDAIFADLDVLTQAPVPMVAAGFGDMLGKYTSLFDWSYGSLAGDEAYSDIVATITRDALMQCVENVELIASRSEEGIRVLISALIESGLAMLLFGQSHSASGAEHHLSHYWEMEYIRLGNRQLLHGAKVGVACAEISGLYHRLAAEQVSAISGTEHAERISQLIAEIPNEETIRGWLSLVGGPSTTAELGVSDELLARSLSQAHLVRPNRYTLLRAYNEGAGK